The genomic stretch GCAATCGGCTTCGACGGCGACTGGCCTGCGCTCGCCGTCACGCTGCCGCTCAAGGGTATCTCGTATCAGCTCGCCTTCAACAGCGAGCTGATGGCCGTCAACGGCAAGACGCTGAAGCTCAACGTCGCGGTCCAGCTGTACGCCGAGCCCGCGCAGATCGCAAAGCTCAAGGCGGCGCTCGCGGAACGTCTGGGGAGCGAGATTGACGTGCAGGTCGAAGTCGGCCCCGTGCAGCGCACGGCTGCCGTGCTCGATTCGATCGAGCGCGCCAAACGTCAACAGGAAGCCGAACGCGAGATCGGCGCCGATCCGTTCGTGCAGTCCCTGATCCGCGAGTTCGGCGCGAGCATCGTGCCGGGCTCCGTTCGTCCGCTGATGCCGGGCGCCGAAGGCGGCCAGAGCGCGGCCCACTGATTTCCGCGCGAGGCCGCATCGCCAACGCACAACGTGCACGCGCCTAACCGAATCCATTATCACGAAGGAGCAAGTCCATGATGAAAGGCCAACTCGCCGGGCTGATGAAGCAAGCCCAGCAGATGCAGGAAAACATGAAGAAGATGCAGGAGCAACTCGCGCAGATCGAAGTCGAGGGGCAGTCGGGTGCGGGCCTCGTCAAGGTGACGATGACCTGCAAGAACGACGTGCGCCGCGTGTCGATCGACCCGAGCCTGCTCGCCGACGACAAGGACATGCTCGAAGACCTCGTTGCCGCTGCATTTAACGACGCCGTGCGCAAGGCGGAAGCCACCGCGCAGGAAAAGATGGGCGGCATGACGTCCGGCCTGCCGTTGCCGCCGGGATTCAAGCTGCCGTTTTAATCGCGCAGCGTTGTGACGCGCGGTGCATGACTGCATGCCCGCGCGTTGGACGTTCATCGTCGAACGGCGCAGACTTGCGCGCAGCGACACGACGCGAATTCAACCTCTCTTCGATCGACGCCGCCGTACCCGCATGAAACAACCTTCCGCCTTGTCGGCGCTCGTCGAAGCGCTGCGCGCATTGCCTGGCGTCGGCCCGAAGTCCGCGCAGCGCATGGCCTATCACCTGATGCAGCACGACCGGGAAGGCGCGGAAAAGCTCGGCCGCTCGCTGCTGTTCGCGACCGAGCATCTGCAGCACTGCGAGAAGTGCAACACGTTCACGGAAGCGCAGATCTGCGAAGTCTGCAGCGACACCGAGCGCGATCCGACCTTGCTGTGCGTCGTCGAAACGCCCGCCGACCAGATCATGCTCGAACAGACGATGACATGGCGCGGCCTGTATTTCGTGCTGATGGGGCGGCTGAGTCCGCTCGACGGCATCGGTCCGAAGGAAATCCATTTCGACCGGCTTGTGAAGCGCGCGACGGACGGCGTCGTGAAGGAAGTCGTGCTCGCGACCAACTTCACGAACGAAGGCGAAGCCACGGCGCATTATCTCGGCCAGACGCTGAAGTCGCGTGGCTTGTCCGTCACACGGCTCGCGCGCGGCGTGCCCGTCGGCGGCGAGCTCGAATATGTCGACGCGGGCACGATTGCGCGCGCGATGCTCGACCGGCGCTCGATCTAGGGGGGCGCATGCCGCGAGGCGATCGTGCCGCGCGTGAGGACAGCAAAAAAGTTCAGGAGACACATGAGCGCACCCACTTCAACGGCGAATGGCAATCCCGACGCCAAACCCGGCGCCAAACCCGGCGCCCAACGCGGCGGCCCGCTAGCGGGCGTGAAAGTGCTGGAACTCGGCACGCTGATCGCGGGCCCGTTCGCGGCCCGCTTTCTCGGCGAGTTCGGCGCGGATGTCATCAAGATCGAAGACCCGAAGGGCGGCGATCCGCTGCGCAAGTGGCGCAAGCTCTATCCAGAAGTGGGCGGCACGTCGCTGTGGTGGGCCGTGCAGGCGCGTAACAAGAAGTCGGTAACGATCAATCTGAAGGCCGACGAAGGCAAGGAGATCGTCCGCAAGCTCGCGCAGGAGGCGGACATCGTCGTCGAGAATTTCCGGCCCGGTCTGCTCGAAAAGCTCGGGCTCGGCTATGACGTGCTGTCGGCGGAAAACCCCGGTCTGGTGATGGTGCGTCTGTCCGGCTACGGCCAGACAGGGCCGTATCGCGATCGTCCGGGCTTCGGCGCGATCGCCGAATCGATGGGCGGCTTGCGCCACATCACCGGCTATCCGGACTTGCCGCCGCCGCGCATCGGCATATCGATTGGCGATTCGATCGCGGCGCTGCACGGTGTGATCGGCGCGCTGATGGCGTTGCATCACCGGCAGGCGAATGGCGGCAAAGGGCAGGTCGTCGACGTCGCGCTGTACGAAGCCGTCTTTAACATGATGGAAAGCGTCGTGCCCGAATACGGCGTGTACGGCATGGTGCGCGAGCGCACGGGGGCGTCGTTGCCTGGCATTGTGCCGTCCAATACCTATCCGTGCCGCGACGGCAGCATCGTGATCGGCGGCAACAGCGATCCCATTTTCAGGCGGCTGATGCTCGCGATCAATCGTGACGATCTCGCGAACGATCCCGCGCTCGCGCATAACGACGGCCGCGTGCCGCGCACGCAGGAAATCGACGGTGCGATTGCGGCGTGGCTCGCCGACCGCACGATCGACGAAGCGCTCGGTGTGCTCAACGCCGCCGACGTGCCCGTGGGCCGCATCTACAGCGTCGCCGACATGTTCACCGATCCGCAGTACGTCGCACGCCAGATGATCCAGACCTTCAAGTGGCAGGACGGACGCGATATCACGCTGCCGAACGTCACGCCGAAGCTCTCGGAAACGCCCGGCGAGACACGGTGGCTAGGACCCGAACTGGGTGAACATACGGATGAAGTTCTGCAAACGCTGGGTTATGATGCGGACCACATCGCAAGGTTGCACGCGCAACAGATCGTGTAGCCGGCGGCCACACTAACGCGCACCGGCGCACGGCGCGAAGACGGACGAGCAGTCCGCGACAGAACAAGAACGGAGACAGGACCATGCAACGAAGAAGCTTCCTCGCAGGCTCGGCGGCACTCGCGGGCGCATCGCTCGTCGGCTCGCCGCTCGCATTCGGCCAAAGCAGACTGGAGACATCGAAAGTCGCGATCGCCGTCGGCGGCAAGAACCTTTTTTACTATCTGCCGCTCACCATCGCCGAGCGCCGCAATTTTTTCAAGGACGAAGGGCTCGACGTCGACATCTCCGACTTCGCGGGCGGCTCGCAGGCATTGAAGGCGGCTGTCGGCGGCAGCGCGGACGTCGTATCGGGCGCCTTCGAGCACACGCTGCTGTTGCAGGCGAAGAACCAGTCCTTCCGCGAGTTCGTGCTGCAAGGGCGCGCACCGCAGATCGTGCTGGCCGTGTCGAAGAAGACGATGCCGAACTACAAGTCGATCGCCGATCTGAAGGGCAAGAAGATCGGCGTGACGGCACCGGGTTCCTCGACGTCGATCATGGCGAGCTTCGTGCTCGCAAAGGCGGGGCTGACCGCGAAGGACGTGTCGTTCATCGGCGTGGGCGCCGGTGCGGGCGCGATCGCCGCGCTGCAGTCGGGCCAGGTCGATGCGCTCGCCAATCTCGACCCCGTGATGACGAAGCTCGAGCGTTCGGGCGAGATCCGCGTCGTGTCGGATACGCGCACGCTCAACGACACGCGCGCCGTGTTCGGCGGCAATATGCCGGCGGGCTGCCTGTACGCGTCGCAATCGTTCATCAGCAAGAACCCGAATACCACGCAGGCGCTGACCAACGCGATGGTGCGCGCGCTCAAGTGGCTGCAGACGGCGACGGGCACCGAGCTGATCAACACCGTGCCCGAGGCGTATCTGCTCGGCGATCGCGCGCTGTATCTGGATTCGTGGCAGCACGTGAAAGAGGCCATGTCGCCCGATGGCCTGATGCCCGCCGATGGTCCCGCCACGTCGCTCAAGACGCTGCAGGCTTTCGACGAGACGGTGAAGGGCAAGCCAATCGATCTGTCGAAGACGTGGACGAACGACTTCGTGAAGAAGGCGCTCGCGACGCTGAAGGCGTAAGCGGCAGCCGGCTTTGGATTCCACGAAACAAGAAGCGAGCCGAACGATGACCGTTGCCGCCCTGGCGCTCGAAAACATCACCTGCACGTTTGCGTCGCGCGACAAGCGCGGGCAGCGCTATACCGCTGTCCGGGACACGACGCTGCGCATTGCGCCCGGCGAGTTCGTGTCCGTCGTCGGACCGACGGGCTGCGGCAAGTCGACGTTGCTGAACGTCGGCGCGGGCCTGCTCGAGCCGTCGTCGGGCTCGGTGACGGTGTTCGGCGAAACGCTCAAGGGCATTAATCGGCGCGCGGGCTACATGTTCCAGGCTGACGCGCTGATGCCGTGGCGCGCGGCGCTCGACAACGTGATGGCGGGCCTGTCGTTCCACGACGTGCCGCGCGCCGAAGCCCGCGCGCGTGCCGAAGAATGGCTAAAGCGCGTCGGTCTGGGCGGTTTCGGCGACCGTTATCCGCATCAGCTGTCGGGCGGCATGCGAAAGCGGGTCGCGATGGCGCAAACACTGATTCTCGATCCCGACATCATCCTGATGGACGAGCCGTTTTCCGCGCTCGACATCCAGACGCGCCAACTGATGGAAAACGAGCTGCTCGATCTGTGGGCGGCGAAGCGCAAGGCCGTGCTGTTCATCACACACGATCTGGATGAAGCGATCGCGATGTCGGATCGCGTGGTCGTGCTGTCGGCGGGTCCGGGCACGCGGCCCATCGGCGAGTTCAAGATCGATCTGCCGCGTCCGCGCGACGTCGCCGAAGTGCGAACGCACCCGCGTTTCGTCGAACTGCATGCTCAGATCTGGAGCGTGTTGCGCGATGAGGTTCTCAAGGGATATCAGCAGCAGTTGACCGTCGCGCCGGAGGGCAACTGAAATGTGGAAAGCATTGCGCCCGAATCGTACCAACCTCGTGATGTGGCAATGGCTGATGCTGGTGCTGTGCTTCGTGCTCTGGTACGTGCTGACCAGCCCGACGCTGTTGCCCGCATTCTACTTCGACGATCCGAACAAGGCCGCGTTCTTCTTCGGCGAGCCTCAGAAAGTTCTTGTGCGAATCTGGGAATGGTTCGCGTCTGGCGAAATTTATCTGCATCTGTGGATTACGCTGATCGAAACGGTGCTCGCGTTCGCACTCGGAACGGTGCTCGGGCTGGGCGTCGGCTTGTGGCTTGCGCTGTCGCCGCTCGCGAGCGCGCTGTTCGATCCGTACATCAAGGCCGCGAACTCCATGCCGCGTGTGATCCTCGCGCCGATTTTCGGTGTGTGGTTCGGTCTCGGCATCTGGTCGAAGGTCGCGCTCGGCGTGACGCTCGTGTTCTTCATCGTGTTCTTCAATGTCTATCAAGGCGTGAAGGAAGTGAGCCCCGTCGTGCTCGCGAACGCGCGCATGCTCGGCGCGAACCGCAAGCAGTTGCTGCGGGCCGTCTATCTGCCTAGCGCGATGAGCTGGGTGTTTTCGAGTCTGCATACGTCTGTTGGGTTGGCGTTCGTCGGCTCGGTGGTCGGCGAGTATCTCGGCTCGGCGCGTGGCGTCGGCTACCTGATCCTGCAAGCCGAAGGCACGTTTGATATCAACACCGTGTTCGCCGGGATTCTCGTGTTGACGGCCTTCGCGCTAATACTCGATGCAATCGTCGGCGTCCTTGAGAAGCGTCTGATGAAGTGGCAACCCAAGAGCGGCGAGACGGAAAAAATCTGACTGCGTTCGATGGCGGGTAACAAACGGCGCGTGGCCTCGCTAAGGCCACGCGCCGTTTTGCTTTTCGGGGCAACACAGTGCTCAGGGCGTGATGACGATCTTGCCGAGCACGCGCCGCTGCGCCATGTCGTTGAGCGCGCGCGCCGTGTCCTCGAGCGGATAGCGCGCCGATACCAGCGGCCTCAGTTTGCCGGCGCGAATCCAGCCGAGCATCTCCTGAAAGGCGGCGGCATTGCGCTGGGGCTCGCGGCGCGCGAATTCGCCCCAGAACACGCCGACGATGCTCGCGCCTTTCAGCAGCGCGAGATTGAGCGGCAGCTTTGGAATTTCGCCGTTCGCAAAGCCGACCACGAGATAGCGCCCGCGCCAGCCGATGCTGCGAAATGCGGGCTCCGCATAGCTGCCGCCGACGGGATCGTAGATCACGTCGGGGCCGTTGCCGTCCGTGAGCGCCTTGATGCGTTCGCGCAGGTCTTCCGTCGCGTAATTGATGGTTGCGTCCGCACCGTGCGCGACGCAGGTCGCGAGCTTCTCGTCGCTGGATGCCGCCGCAATCACGCGCGCGCCGAGCGCCTTGCCGATTTCGACCGCGGCGAGGCCGACGCCGCCCGCCGCGCCGAGTACGAGCATCGTTTCGCCCGCTTTCAATGCCGCGCGGTCGACTACGGCGTGATGCGACGTGCCATACGCGAGCGTGAGGACGGCGGCTGCTTCGAGATCGGCGTCGTCGGCCAGGGGCACGCACGCGCCGGCGTCGGCGACCGCCTGCTCGGCGAAACCGCCTTGTTGCGTGTACGCGACCACGCGCATGCCGGGCTTGAACTGCGTCACACCGTCGCCGACGGCGCGCACGATGCCCGCCACCTCCGCGCCGGGCGTGAATGGCAGGGACGGCTTGAACTGGTACCTGTTCTGGATGATCAGCACGTCGGGAAAGTTGACGCTCGCCGCTTTCACGTCGATCGCGATCTGACCGGCTTGCGGCACGAGGTCGGGCAGTTCCTCGATGCTTAGCGTTTCGGGTGGGCCGTACTGGTTGCAGCGGATTGCGCGCATCGTGTCTCCCATCGATAAGTGTGTGGTGCAAACATCACGGGTTCATGCACGCTTCACAAGCGTGCTTTCGATCTGCAGGCTGGCTCGTCGCGTCTTGGCAACGGGCGTGCTGTCGTAAGCCGTTGCCGCGAATCAGTGTAAAGCAGGCGCGAACGACCGTGCGCTTCGAACGCGCAACATAGCACGTCGCGCAATGCCTGAAAGCACAGGCATGGGCGGGCCTCGTGTGTCGTTCGCGTGCCTTGTTTCCTCGGTTACAATCGCCGCATGCGAATCCTACTCAGCAATGACGACGGTTATCTGGCGCCAGGCCTTGCTGCGCTTTACGAAGCGCTGAGGCCGCTCGCCGATGTCACCGTGATGGCCCCCGAACAGAACTGCAGCGGCGCGTCCAACTCGCTGACGCTGTCGCGCCCACTGTCGGTGCTGCGCTCGGCCAATGGTTTCTATTACGTGAACGGCACGCCGACCGACTCGGTGCACATCGCGTTGACGGGCATGCTCGACCATACGCCCGATCTCGTCGTGTCCGGCATCAAC from Paraburkholderia phymatum STM815 encodes the following:
- a CDS encoding YbaB/EbfC family nucleoid-associated protein, coding for MMKGQLAGLMKQAQQMQENMKKMQEQLAQIEVEGQSGAGLVKVTMTCKNDVRRVSIDPSLLADDKDMLEDLVAAAFNDAVRKAEATAQEKMGGMTSGLPLPPGFKLPF
- the recR gene encoding recombination mediator RecR yields the protein MKQPSALSALVEALRALPGVGPKSAQRMAYHLMQHDREGAEKLGRSLLFATEHLQHCEKCNTFTEAQICEVCSDTERDPTLLCVVETPADQIMLEQTMTWRGLYFVLMGRLSPLDGIGPKEIHFDRLVKRATDGVVKEVVLATNFTNEGEATAHYLGQTLKSRGLSVTRLARGVPVGGELEYVDAGTIARAMLDRRSI
- a CDS encoding CaiB/BaiF CoA transferase family protein, encoding MSAPTSTANGNPDAKPGAKPGAQRGGPLAGVKVLELGTLIAGPFAARFLGEFGADVIKIEDPKGGDPLRKWRKLYPEVGGTSLWWAVQARNKKSVTINLKADEGKEIVRKLAQEADIVVENFRPGLLEKLGLGYDVLSAENPGLVMVRLSGYGQTGPYRDRPGFGAIAESMGGLRHITGYPDLPPPRIGISIGDSIAALHGVIGALMALHHRQANGGKGQVVDVALYEAVFNMMESVVPEYGVYGMVRERTGASLPGIVPSNTYPCRDGSIVIGGNSDPIFRRLMLAINRDDLANDPALAHNDGRVPRTQEIDGAIAAWLADRTIDEALGVLNAADVPVGRIYSVADMFTDPQYVARQMIQTFKWQDGRDITLPNVTPKLSETPGETRWLGPELGEHTDEVLQTLGYDADHIARLHAQQIV
- a CDS encoding ABC transporter substrate-binding protein, whose translation is MQRRSFLAGSAALAGASLVGSPLAFGQSRLETSKVAIAVGGKNLFYYLPLTIAERRNFFKDEGLDVDISDFAGGSQALKAAVGGSADVVSGAFEHTLLLQAKNQSFREFVLQGRAPQIVLAVSKKTMPNYKSIADLKGKKIGVTAPGSSTSIMASFVLAKAGLTAKDVSFIGVGAGAGAIAALQSGQVDALANLDPVMTKLERSGEIRVVSDTRTLNDTRAVFGGNMPAGCLYASQSFISKNPNTTQALTNAMVRALKWLQTATGTELINTVPEAYLLGDRALYLDSWQHVKEAMSPDGLMPADGPATSLKTLQAFDETVKGKPIDLSKTWTNDFVKKALATLKA
- a CDS encoding ABC transporter ATP-binding protein, translating into MTVAALALENITCTFASRDKRGQRYTAVRDTTLRIAPGEFVSVVGPTGCGKSTLLNVGAGLLEPSSGSVTVFGETLKGINRRAGYMFQADALMPWRAALDNVMAGLSFHDVPRAEARARAEEWLKRVGLGGFGDRYPHQLSGGMRKRVAMAQTLILDPDIILMDEPFSALDIQTRQLMENELLDLWAAKRKAVLFITHDLDEAIAMSDRVVVLSAGPGTRPIGEFKIDLPRPRDVAEVRTHPRFVELHAQIWSVLRDEVLKGYQQQLTVAPEGN
- a CDS encoding ABC transporter permease, with amino-acid sequence MWKALRPNRTNLVMWQWLMLVLCFVLWYVLTSPTLLPAFYFDDPNKAAFFFGEPQKVLVRIWEWFASGEIYLHLWITLIETVLAFALGTVLGLGVGLWLALSPLASALFDPYIKAANSMPRVILAPIFGVWFGLGIWSKVALGVTLVFFIVFFNVYQGVKEVSPVVLANARMLGANRKQLLRAVYLPSAMSWVFSSLHTSVGLAFVGSVVGEYLGSARGVGYLILQAEGTFDINTVFAGILVLTAFALILDAIVGVLEKRLMKWQPKSGETEKI
- a CDS encoding NADPH:quinone oxidoreductase family protein, producing MRAIRCNQYGPPETLSIEELPDLVPQAGQIAIDVKAASVNFPDVLIIQNRYQFKPSLPFTPGAEVAGIVRAVGDGVTQFKPGMRVVAYTQQGGFAEQAVADAGACVPLADDADLEAAAVLTLAYGTSHHAVVDRAALKAGETMLVLGAAGGVGLAAVEIGKALGARVIAAASSDEKLATCVAHGADATINYATEDLRERIKALTDGNGPDVIYDPVGGSYAEPAFRSIGWRGRYLVVGFANGEIPKLPLNLALLKGASIVGVFWGEFARREPQRNAAAFQEMLGWIRAGKLRPLVSARYPLEDTARALNDMAQRRVLGKIVITP